A portion of the Anser cygnoides isolate HZ-2024a breed goose chromosome 29, Taihu_goose_T2T_genome, whole genome shotgun sequence genome contains these proteins:
- the LOC136787396 gene encoding uncharacterized protein, whose product MAPLRDLALALLLLGMGAAADATPVWCFARLDEAGEGGACAEPLGDDPVPLADCCLNPAYGYKLRPRGHCHTCRSDKPRPSRSPAPLSPSHLPQAPPTPQARAHFGSPEACPAPWVKPRPLRPAHPAPPTKLLPPRATPTPSPAHPEPRPPRATPTPSHAHTQAPPPPLPPWGLAPTPKPRPP is encoded by the exons atGGCGCCACTGCGGGAcctggccctggccctgctcctgctgggcatGGGGGCGGCGGCGG ACGCCACGCCCGTCTGGTGCTTCGCCCGATTGGACGAGGCCGGGGAGGGCGGGGCCTGCGCAGAGCCGCTGGGCGACGACCCCGTGCCATTGGCCGACTGCTGCCTCAACCCCGCCTACGGCTACAAGCTCCGCCCCCGCGGCCACTGCCACACCTGCCGGTCggacaagccccgcccctcccggagccccgcccccttaagcccctcccatctcccccaagccccgcccactccACAGGCCCGCGCCCACTTTGGCTCCCCCGAAGCCTGCCCCGCCCCCTGGGTGAAGCCACGCCCCCTGCGCCCCGCCCACCCCGCCCCGCCCACCAAACTCCTCCCACCCCGAGCCACGCCCACCCCGAGCCCCGCCCACCCCGAGCCACGCCCACCCCGAGCCACACCTACCCCGAGCCACGCCCAcacccaagccccgccccctcccctcccaccctgGGGACTGGCTCCtacccccaagccccgcccaccataa
- the CFP gene encoding LOW QUALITY PROTEIN: properdin (The sequence of the model RefSeq protein was modified relative to this genomic sequence to represent the inferred CDS: inserted 1 base in 1 codon) — RQAGAWGPWGPWGGCSVTCGEGAQRRGRSRGPGGGGERRGWELRACHGPCCPEEGSWSPWGPWGGCSVTCGAGSQTRERPCDRPLPAAGGCGGAPPGDQELPGREPKCPVHGAWGPWGPWGACGGSCRGAGLGPTRSRRRLCDAPPPSAEPPGKPCEGAGAENQPCPGLPPAPPWGRGVTRPPLPVQGNWSDWSPWGLCXPPCGDSPTRSRVRECQPIYPAYPYV; from the exons CGGCAGGCCGGGGCGTGGGGCCCGTGGGGGCCGTGGGGCGGCTGCTCGGTGACGTGCGGGGAGGGCGCCCAGCGCCGGGGGCggagccgcggccccggggggggcggggagaggcggggctgggagctgcgggCCTGCCACGGCCCCTGCTGCCCCG aggagGGGTCCTGGAGCCCCTGGGGGCCGTGGGGCGGCTGCTCGGTGacctgcggggccgggagccaGACTCGGGAGCGCCCCTGCgaccgccccctccccgctgcggggggctgcgggggggcgcCCCCGGGAGACCAGGAGCTGCCAGGGAGGGAGCCCAAGTGTCctg tgcaCGGCgcctgggggccctgggggccgtggggggcgTGCGGGGGCTCgtgccggggggcggggctgggccccacccgcagccgccgccgcctctgTGACGCGCCCCCGCCCTCCGCCGAGCCCCCGGGGAAGCCCTGCGAGGGCGCCGGGGCCGAGAaccagccctgccccgggctgccccctgccccg CCCTGGGGCCGTGGGGTGACGCGCCCCCCTCTCCCAGTCCAAGGGAACTGGTCGGACTGGAGCCCCTGGGGGCTCT CACCCCCGTGCGGGGACAGCCCCACCCGCAGCCGCGTGCGCGAGTGCCAGCCCATCTACCCCGCGTACCCGTACGTATAG
- the LOC136787398 gene encoding basic proline-rich protein-like, producing MYWEALGGTLGTAGGGWGKLGGPGGDTGGPGGDTGGTGSTGQAPRRSQCSQFAQLAQLQRELGPEAFPLAPQRFCNRPRGLLTAPTFPMLVTLSPAPGGVDTVRVGSPGALGAVAGGHGGRPGGGGGAEPAPPAGAPSGCGCSASGGAYRGLRGPLGDAPGEGGADGAGRPQPPAPRLGGRLRPPAGGAEICGVEALVGPDGTESITQVLGSWMPLLSPGAAEDRARIVELVLGRMREELPPPRDPPPATTDAHRGGRPRPGTPPQQRPLPRIWENPKIGRIPPKICSSTKPRPFPSPALMTSFPPPRSSAFSAGPAPPPASGQPRPPGGGASPRPAPPTAAGQPRGPAQPALKPHPPRPSPAHLGHSPALKPRPPPRSPARRLRPPPLSPALRDLSPAPRPRPPLSPAPKPRPSPRSHAPRPHPLPGSPAPKPRPPLPSHARRLRPLPGSPAPKPRPLPGSPAPKPRPPPGGPAPKPRPPPPSPAPKPRPPPSPALKPRPPRLNPAPRPRPPPPSPAPQSPPPPPAPPSGPPAPPPSPAHHASAPPPGPAPGPKPVLAPKPGGAQAGSQAPPPPRPPARCARAWPASSTEPPPDPSHAPAPGHAPSEPSPAPSEPSPASCYRLRPRASNPAPPPPRGGGGVLVPCVCKPRPPRQAPPTPVKPRPFRVDAPPPSAIKCCCSWVVWGNLWMGGGVKTL from the exons atgtactgggaggcactgggagggacacTGGGAACcgctgggggaggctgggggaaactggggggccctgggggtgatactgggggccctgggggtgatactgggggcactgggagcactgggcagGCCCCCCGacgctcccagtgctcccagtttgcCCAGTTGGCGCAGCTGCAGCGGGAGCTGGGCCCCGAAGCCTTTCCCCTGGCCCCACAGCGCTTCTGCAACCGGCCCCGTGGACTG CTGACCGCCCCCACCTTCCCCATGCTGGTGACGCTcagccccgcccccggcggcGTGGACACG GTGCGCGTGGGCTCcccgggggcgctgggggcggtGGCGGGAGGCCATGGCGGGCGCCCGGGCGGGGGCGGTGGCGCGGAGCCTGCCCCCCCCGCGGGGGCACCCAGCGGCTGCGGCTGCAGCGCATCGGGGGGGGCCTACCGGGGGCTCAG gggcccCCTGGGAGACGCCCCCGGGGAGGGCGGGGCCGATGGAGCCGGTCGCCCTCAGCCCCCG gcaCCGCGGCTGGGTGGACGCCTGCGCCCGCCTGCTGGGGGGGCCGAGATCTGCGGGGTGGAGGCGCTGGTGGGGCCCGACGGCACCGAGAGCATCACCCAG GTGCTGGGCTCCTGGATGCCACTGCTGAGCCCGGGGGCGGCCGAGGATCGGGCCCGCATCgtggagctggtgctgggcagGATGCGGGaggagctgccccccccgcGGGACCCCCCGCCTGCGACCAcag ATGCCCACCGtggcggccgcccccggccggggacccccccgcaacagcgccccctccccagg atttgGGAGAACCCCAAAATTGGAAGAATTCCCCCCAAAATTTGCTCCTCTactaagccccgcccctttccaAGCCCCGCCCTAATGAcatcatttcccccccccaggagctccGCCTTCAGCGccggcccagccccgccccccgcctcgGGGCAGCCCCGCCCACCTGGGGGCGGAGCCTCACCTCGCCCCGCCCCTCCAACTGCCGCTGGCCAACCGCGAGGCCCCGCCCAGCCCGCCCTCAAGCCCCACCCACCTCGCCCCAGCCCCGCCCACCTGGGGCACAGCCCCGccctcaagccccgcccacctccccgcagccccgcccgCAGGCTCCGCCCACCTCCGCTCAGCCCCGCCCTCCGGGACCTCAGCCCCGCCCCCAGACCCCGCCCACCGCTCAGCcccgcccccaaaccccgcccctctccccgcagccACGCCCCCAGGCCCCACCCACTGCCGGGCAGCCCCGCCCCCAAGCCTcgcccacctctccccagccacGCCCGCAGGCTCCGCCCACTGCCGGGCAGCcccgcccccaaaccccgcccactgccgggcagccccgcccccaaaccccgcccaccgccgggcggccccgcccccaagCCTCGcccacctccccccagccccgcccccaaaccccgcccACCGCCCAGCCCCGccctcaagccccgcccacctcgCCTCAACCccgcccccaggccccgcccacctccccccagccccgccccccagtctccccctcctcccccagccccgccctccgggcccccagccccgcccccaagccccgcccaccacGCGTCAGCCccgcccccaggccccgcccccgggcccAAGCCGGTGCTGGCGCCTAAACCGGGGGGGGCGCAGGCGGGCAG ccaggccccgccccccccgagGCCGCCCGCTCGCTGCGCCAGAGCCTGGCCAGCCTCTTCGACTGAGCCCCCCCCGGATCCAAGCCACGCCCCCGcaccaggccacgccccctcggaaccaagccccgccccctcggaGCCAAGCCCCGCCTCCTGCTACAGGCTCCGCCCCCGCGCTTCaaaccccgcccccccccctccacgcGGGGGGGGTGGCGTGCTCGTGCCGTGCGTGtgcaagccccgcccaccccgccaagccccgcccacccccgttaagccccgcccctttcgTGTGGATGCCCCGCCCCCCTCCGCAATaaagtgctgctgctcctgggtgGTGTGGGGGAACCtatggatgggggggggggtaaagaCCCTATAG